ACTTTGATAAGTGGATTAGTTTTACTCTTACGATTGTATTTTTAGGTTTTTTGAACGCGTGTTtgtatttttgatgaaaattctataaaatttTCAGTGATTTTTGGAGACGTTGAAATTTTTAGAGTTAAATAGATGATACTATTAAAATGTGAAGTTTATAATACTTCAATGATACCTTAGttttaggagctgaagttttgtttcgtgttttatgttatattttttatgaacttcaacaTTATTTTGGAGTTGAATTTGTGTTTTGTAAAAACTACATCATGTTTTTGCTGAAGGTTTTATTTAGTAACTGGTGAAGCTGAAGTTCTAACTAATTTTTTTGCTAATGTTCTGATGTTATTTTTTGtatcttttactttttttgaaCAGATGGCATCTATAAAATCCAAATCACCTACAAATCCTAAAGCACCTAAAGATCCTAAAGCAGCTAAAGCACGTAAAGCAGCTAATGCACCTAAAGATCCTAAAGCAGCTAAAGCACGTAAAGCAGCTAATGCACCTAAAGATCCTAAAGCACCTAAACAACGTATAATAACCACATGTCCTTCAGTCCCTGCTGCTCCACCTATAAAACCAGGGGATAAATATTATGAGTTTGGAGATTGGTTTAACCGTCATGGTTACTGGAAGGGGAACCACGATTTGAAGAGTTTAATTACAAGTTTTTTGACTCTTGCACAACAGGATAAGCTTAATAATGGTACATTTCGATATATTATGGCTATGGAGAATTTCAAATGCAGCATGAAGTTGGTTCATTATTTGTGTCTTTCTCGAATATTCACCAATGATCGAGACTCcattagtttcaagatttttggcCATGATGTATCCTTCACCCTTGAAGACTTTCACATTATGTGCGGTTTGcggatcacaacacataatgttgAAAAACCAATTAATCGAGAGAGCAATATTCTGAAGCGCTATTTTGGGAAGTCTAATGGTACAACCTTGAAGGATATTTGAGATTTTATGACCCAGAATGAAATTCAAAAGAATGATGTGAATTTCAAACACGTATGCGAGAGTGATGAAGATGCTGTGAAGCTTATGGAAATTCTTGTTGTGGAGTCTATTTTGTTTGGAAAAAAGACTGAATCATCTGTCCTGGAGGAGTATGCAGCTATTATTGAAGATGATAAGGCTTGTGCTGAATATCCTTGGGGTAATGTGTGTTATGAGAAGCTCATTACCTCACTGAAACATGCATTGGACAAGCAAAACAAATTTCATTTAACTGAGTATAAAGTTGGTGGATTTTCATATCCGTTATGTGCTTGGTTCTATGAGCGCTTCTCGGATATTCGGGAAAAGTACTTAAGAGAGGATGAGTACCTTGATACCCCTCAGGTTCCCAGGATGTTACGTTATGTATGTGTGGGAGAGCCTAAATATAACGAACTTTATGAGGATTACTTCAGTAATCATGCtgtaagttaattttttttatttttgtctttgtgttaatatgttgatgtattagttttttttttcataatataCTTTTTTGTATTAAACAGAGATAATGCACGTTTAGGGTATTGGATATAATTCCTACAGAAGAGGAATTCAATTAAATGCCATTAATTGGACAATTACCATGCAACCAGATTCGTTCAAAGGTACTTAATGCGGTTCCTTCAACTGGTAAATTACCACATAGTCGGAGTCGATCAAAAGAAGCGAATCGAACTCCTGTTATTGGCGAATCACCTCGTACCCAGAGTCATTCTAATTGTTCTACAACGGCGTTTGACAATGAATTAGTCAACACAATATGTTCTATAAGTTTTGAGTTGAAATTTTTTGGTTGTGTTTTTGTAAAACTACAGCATGTtttttagctgaagttttgttctgttTGTGATGAACTTCAGCATTATAATAGCTGAAGTTGTGTTCTGTATTTGCTTAACTTTAGCATTCTTTTATACCTAAAGTTTTTTTCTGTGTCTCTATACTAGAGGGTAATGATGGAGGTTCAAAGGCatgcagaaaaagaaagaagcaagATCGCAAAAGAAGTTGCCGATCAGTTTAAACGGGATGAGCAATCTACTATTGTGGATGCGGTTTTTGTAAAAGTCAAGTAAGCTAATTTATAGAGAAGTCTTTTTTTCTACTAATGTTATTCATATTAATCATTGTTAGTAACGTTTTTCTAGGAATATTTTGATGAGAAGTTTGAAAAGTTGTTTTAGATTGTCGACAAATCAAATGGAATGGACGATGGCAATTTTGATTTGATGAACTAGCGACAATATGATAGGATGAATGACTCTTTCAAACATCTATCGGATATTAATACTACTCATAATGCATCGCATAAAGTCGCAGATAAAAATGCTACACGTGAGGAAGTGGCTCTTGAATGCGATCAACATGTTTAACAACAAGTTGAAGAGGAACGTCCTAGTATTGATAGATTGAGTGGAGATGGAAATGATAAATAGTTATCAACTGAGAATGTTGGAAGCAAGCAAGGTGCAGATGATCAAGTTGTTGATACTGAAGAACATGCTGCTCATGATGCATCACATAAAGTCGCAAATGAAAATGTTACACGTGaggaagtgtaacgacccgaccggtcgtcttgagcttttgcactttgttcgccagttctcgggcatgactagccctgtgtaatgtattatgacttatgtaaatcattggttttggttctCAGGGCAGTCgaaatgaatttgaaagaacagttctcagtGTGAAGctaaaaatttgaaaggtttgaccaagttttgacttgttagtatgtgGTCTTGGATTGGAGTTTTTATGATTTTGTtcgctccgttaggtgatttgggacttagtagcgtgattggaatatattttggaggtccgtggaaggtttaggcttgaattggcgaaattgggattttggcgttttccagttgataggtgagattttgatatcggagtcagaatggaattctgtaagttggagtaggtccatggtatcatttgtgatgtgcatgcaaaatttcagttcattcggacgaggtgatagactttttgatcgaattcggaattcagaagtttttgggattcttaggcttggatccgatgataatttgatgttgttttgagcgttccaaatgTTGGAACTAGTTTGAATGAagatatgggatatgttggcatgtttggttgaggtcttgagggcctcaggtgagtttcgattggtaaacggatcaattttggactttggacttggcagttttTGCTGGTTTTTGGTTGTAGGcgatttgttcttcgtgttcgtggTCAGGGACTCACGTTCGCGAAAGGTGTTCTCTGAGGTGGTCAATTCTTTCTTCGCATTTGCTCTtagggtgtcgcgttcgcgatgttgtgATActgtgttcttcgcgttcgcgctttggatgtcgcgttcgcgtagttatGTCCCCAGTAGGTATTGCGTTCGCGTGGCTTGTGTTGCGAACATGTAGAGTATTTTGGGAGCCGATATTTTtctttatcgcgaacgcgatggtcgtCCCGCATTTGCGAAAGAGGAGGCCTGGGCAGCTTTATAAAatactc
Above is a window of Nicotiana tabacum cultivar K326 chromosome 8, ASM71507v2, whole genome shotgun sequence DNA encoding:
- the LOC107817751 gene encoding uncharacterized protein LOC107817751 isoform X1 gives rise to the protein MANGVSSGLIVSFGEMLIDFVPTVSGVSLAEAPGFLNAPGGAPANVAIAVTRLGGKSVFVGKLGDDEFGHMLAGILKQNGVQADGINFDKGARTALAFVTLRADGEREFMFYRNPSADMLLTPDELNLEVIRPMASIKSKSPTNPKAPKDPKAAKARKAANAPKDPKAAKARKAANAPKDPKAPKQRIITTCPSVPAAPPIKPGDKYYEFGDWFNRHGYWKGNHDLKSLITSFLTLAQQDKLNNGTFRYIMAMENFKCSMKLVHYLCLSRIFTNDRDSISFKIFGHDVSFTLEDFHIMCGLRITTHNVEKPINRESNILKRYFGKSNGTTLKDI